One Cynocephalus volans isolate mCynVol1 chromosome 5, mCynVol1.pri, whole genome shotgun sequence DNA window includes the following coding sequences:
- the RNF182 gene encoding E3 ubiquitin-protein ligase RNF182, which translates to MASQPPEDAAESPVSDELECKICYNRYNLKQRKPKVLECCHRVCAKCLYKIIDFGDSPQGVIVCPFCRFETCLPDDEVSTLPDDNNILINLTCGGKGKKSLPENPTELLLTPKRLASLVSPSHTSSNCLVITIMEVQRESSPSLSSTPVVEFYRPASFDSVTTVSHNWTVWNCTSLLFQTSIQVLVWLLCLLYFSSLPLGIYLLVSKKVTLGVVFVSLVPSSLVILMVYGFCQCVCHEFLDCMAPPS; encoded by the coding sequence ATGGCTAGCCAGCCACCTGAAGACGCTGCAGAGTCCCCGGTCTCCGATGAGCTGGAGTGCAAGATCTGTTATAATCGATACAATCTGAAACAGAGGAAACCCAAAGTGCTGGAGTGTTGTCATAGGGTTTGTGCCAAATGCCTGTACAAGATCATAGACTTTGGGGACTCCCCACAAGGTGTCATTGTCTGTCCCTTCTGCAGATTTGAGACATGCCTGCCAGATGATGAGGTTAGTACCCTGCCCGATGACAACAACATCCTCATCAACTTGACTTGTGGaggcaaaggaaagaaatccCTGCCAGAGAACCCCACCGAGCTGCTACTGACCCCCAAGAGGCTGGCCTCTCTTGTCAGTCCTTCTCACACGTCTTCCAACTGCCTGGTTATAACCATCATGGAggtgcagagagagagctccCCGTCGCTGAGCTCCACTCCAGTGGTGGAATTTTATAGGCCTGCCAGTTTTGACTCTGTCACCACTGTGTCACACAACTGGACTGTGTGGAACTGTACGTCCCTGCTGTTTCAGACATCCATCCAGGTGTTAGTGTGGTTGCTGTGTTTGCTGTACTTCAGCTCCTTACCCTTAGGGATTTACTTACTGGTATCTAAGAAAGTCACCCTTGGGGTCGTCTTTGTCAGCCTGGTCCCTTCGAGCCTGGTTATTCTTATGGTGTATGGGTTTTGCCAATGCGTTTGTCATGAATTTCTAGACTGTATGGCACCTCCTTCTTAA